From the genome of Acipenser ruthenus chromosome 14, fAciRut3.2 maternal haplotype, whole genome shotgun sequence, one region includes:
- the LOC117419825 gene encoding beta-parvin isoform X6, with product MTGQHATYTPAATWSTAPEPLSHSLLEICTRDMAGLLCGTKRKKQVSDLHEEGKNAINSPLQPSSIDIHPEDTMLEENAERSMIDPTSKEDPKFKELLRVLIDWINNELEEDRIIVKDLEEDLYDGQVLQKLFEKLSGCKLNVAEVTQSEIGQKQKLQTVLEAVNELLRPNGWSIEWSVDSIHCKNLISIVYLLVGLAMHFQAPIRLPERVSVQLVVVKKREGLLQSSHVTKELTTTTEMMMGRFERDAFDTLLDHAPDKLSVVKKSLITFVNKHLNKLNLEVTELETQFADGVYLVLLMGLLEDYFVPLHNFFLTPESFEQKVLNVSFAFELMQDGGLKKPKVRPEDVVNLNLKSTLRVLYNLFTNYKNAE from the exons ATGACTGGCCAGCATGCCACGTACACTCCAGCTGCCACCTGGTCTACAGCACCAGAGCCCCTGTCACATTCACTGCTGGAGATCTGCACCAGAGACATGGCAGGCCTGCTGTGTGGGACCAAAAGGAAGAAGCAAG TGAGCGACCTGCACGAAGAGGGAAAGAATGCCATCAACTCTCCTCTCCAGCCCTCCAGCATAGACATCCACCCGGAGGACACCATGCTCG AAGAGAACGCAGAAAGAAGTATGATTGACCCCACCTCAAAAGAAGATCCCAAGTTTAAAGAACTGCTTCGG GTTTTGATTGACTGGATTAATAACGAGCTGGAGGAAGACAGAATCATCGTGAAGGACCTGGAGGAGGATCTGTATGATGGACAGGTGTTGCAGAAGCTGTTTG AGAAGCTCTCGGGGTGCAAGCTGAACGTAGCTGAAGTGACCCAGTCGGAAATCGGTCAGAAGCAGAAGCTGCAGACGGTTCTGGAGGCCGTGAACGAGCTGCTGCGTCCCAACGGCTGGTCCATTGAGTGGAGCGTGGATT CTATCCACTGTAAAAACCTGATCTCTATCGTGTACCTCCTGGTGGGTCTGGCCATGCATTTCCAGGCTCCCATCCGACTCCCAGAGCGCGTTTCTGTGCAGCTGGTCGTTGTGAAG AAAAGAGAAGGCCTGCTTCAGTCATCGCATGTCACCAAGGAGCTCACCACCACTACAGA gaTGATGATGGGGAGATTTG AAAGAGATGCTTTTGATACTCTGCTTGACCATGCTCCTGATAAACTCAGCGTTGTTAAAAAG TCTCTTATCACCTTTGTGAACAAGCACCTAAACAAACTGAACCTGGAGGTGACCGAGCTGGAGACACAG TTTGCAGATGGGGTATACCTGGTTTTGCTGATGGGATTGCTGGAGGATTACTTTGTCCCCCTGCACAACTTCTTTTTGACTCCGGAGAGTTTTGAGCAGAAG GTTCTTAATGTTTCCTTTGCCTTTGAGCTGATGCAGGACGGAGGGCTGAAGAAACCTAAAGTACGCCCTGAAG ACGTTGTCAATTTGAATCTCAAATCCACCCTGAGGGTTCTGTATAACCTGTTCACGAACTACAAAAACGCAGAGTAA
- the LOC117419825 gene encoding beta-parvin isoform X5, with translation MLEENAERSMIDPTSKEDPKFKELLRVLIDWINNELEEDRIIVKDLEEDLYDGQVLQKLFEKLSGCKLNVAEVTQSEIGQKQKLQTVLEAVNELLRPNGWSIEWSVDSIHCKNLISIVYLLVGLAMHFQAPIRLPERVSVQLVVVKKREGLLQSSHVTKELTTTTEMMMGRFERDAFDTLLDHAPDKLSVVKKSLITFVNKHLNKLNLEVTELETQFADGVYLVLLMGLLEDYFVPLHNFFLTPESFEQKVLNVSFAFELMQDGGLKKPKVRPEVSERMDLDYSEIFAQASIETKPSEDIKGFLGEKRKIIQPQSLRDPKLEELKTFLIDWINGSLHQEHIVVKSLEEDLFDGLILHHLLARLGDVKLDVEEIALTATAQKRKLCVVMDALKQKLRLPEEAMQKWSVELIHSRDLLATLHLLVAMAKHFKPELELPASVSVEVLLLEVSKNGIKSEKMIEYITDQGVVAEEDTSNPMDELLKLGAQKVNTVKQAILHFVNKNLFNLGLSVSSMDSQFSDGVILILLIGQLNGYFVHLNDFCFSPTTTSEMLQNVSLALELLKDQGLLQHPVAPEVDIVSQDVKATLSVLYALFKKYKNKGRAEDS, from the exons ATGCTCG AAGAGAACGCAGAAAGAAGTATGATTGACCCCACCTCAAAAGAAGATCCCAAGTTTAAAGAACTGCTTCGG GTTTTGATTGACTGGATTAATAACGAGCTGGAGGAAGACAGAATCATCGTGAAGGACCTGGAGGAGGATCTGTATGATGGACAGGTGTTGCAGAAGCTGTTTG AGAAGCTCTCGGGGTGCAAGCTGAACGTAGCTGAAGTGACCCAGTCGGAAATCGGTCAGAAGCAGAAGCTGCAGACGGTTCTGGAGGCCGTGAACGAGCTGCTGCGTCCCAACGGCTGGTCCATTGAGTGGAGCGTGGATT CTATCCACTGTAAAAACCTGATCTCTATCGTGTACCTCCTGGTGGGTCTGGCCATGCATTTCCAGGCTCCCATCCGACTCCCAGAGCGCGTTTCTGTGCAGCTGGTCGTTGTGAAG AAAAGAGAAGGCCTGCTTCAGTCATCGCATGTCACCAAGGAGCTCACCACCACTACAGA gaTGATGATGGGGAGATTTG AAAGAGATGCTTTTGATACTCTGCTTGACCATGCTCCTGATAAACTCAGCGTTGTTAAAAAG TCTCTTATCACCTTTGTGAACAAGCACCTAAACAAACTGAACCTGGAGGTGACCGAGCTGGAGACACAG TTTGCAGATGGGGTATACCTGGTTTTGCTGATGGGATTGCTGGAGGATTACTTTGTCCCCCTGCACAACTTCTTTTTGACTCCGGAGAGTTTTGAGCAGAAG GTTCTTAATGTTTCCTTTGCCTTTGAGCTGATGCAGGACGGAGGGCTGAAGAAACCTAAAGTACGCCCTGAAG TTTCAGAAAGAATGGATCTGGACTATTCTGAAATCTTTGCCCAGGCTTCCATAGAAACCAAACCTTCAGAAGATATTAAAGGTTTTTTAG GTGAAAAAAGAAAGATAATTCAGCCCCAGTCCCTAAGGGATCCAAAACTTGAAGAACTAAAAACG tttcTGATTGACTGGATCAATGGATCCCTGCACCAGGAGCACATTGTGGTGAAGAGCCTGGAGGAGGATCTTTTCGATGGGCTCATACTGCATCACCTCCTCG CAAGATTAGGGGATGTTAAATTGGATGTAGAAGAAATAGCCCTGACTGCCACTGCTCAGAAACGCAAGCTCTGTGTTGTAATGGACGCCCTGAAGCAGAAGCTGAGGCTGCCAGAGGAAGCCATGCAGaagtggagtgtggagt TAATCCATAGCCGGGATTTGCTGGCTACCTTGCATCTCTTGGTTGCCATGGCAAAGCATTTCAAACCAGAGCTGGAGCTGCCGGCCAGTGTGTCTGTGGAAGTGCTTCTCCTGGAG GTTAGCAAAAATGGAATCAAGTCAGAAAAAATGATTGAATACATTACAGACCAAGG TGTTGTTGCCGAAGAGGACACGAGTA ATCCTATGGATGAGCTGCTAAAACTGGGAGCACAGAAAGTGAACACGGTGAAGCAG gctATTTTGCACTTTGTGAACAAGAACCTGTTCAACCTGGGGTTATCAGTGAGCAGCATGGACAGCCAG TTTTCTGATGGAGTGATTCTGATTTTACTGATCGGGCAGCTGAACGGCTATTTTGTTCATCTCAACGACTTCTGTTTCAGTCCAACCACCACCTCAGAAATG CTCCAGAATGTGTCTCTAGCGCTGGAGCTGTTAAAGGATCAGGGGCTGCTGCAGCATCCCGTCGCCCCCGAAG tAGATATCGTTTCCCAGGATGTGAAAGCAACTCTGAGTGTTCTGTACgccttgtttaaaaaatacaagaaCAAGGGCAGAGCTGAGGATTCATGA
- the LOC117419825 gene encoding beta-parvin isoform X1 — MTGQHATYTPAATWSTAPEPLSHSLLEICTRDMAGLLCGTKRKKQVSDLHEEGKNAINSPLQPSSIDIHPEDTMLEENAERSMIDPTSKEDPKFKELLRVLIDWINNELEEDRIIVKDLEEDLYDGQVLQKLFEKLSGCKLNVAEVTQSEIGQKQKLQTVLEAVNELLRPNGWSIEWSVDSIHCKNLISIVYLLVGLAMHFQAPIRLPERVSVQLVVVKKREGLLQSSHVTKELTTTTEMMMGRFERDAFDTLLDHAPDKLSVVKKSLITFVNKHLNKLNLEVTELETQFADGVYLVLLMGLLEDYFVPLHNFFLTPESFEQKVLNVSFAFELMQDGGLKKPKVRPEVSERMDLDYSEIFAQASIETKPSEDIKGFLGEKRKIIQPQSLRDPKLEELKTFLIDWINGSLHQEHIVVKSLEEDLFDGLILHHLLARLGDVKLDVEEIALTATAQKRKLCVVMDALKQKLRLPEEAMQKWSVELIHSRDLLATLHLLVAMAKHFKPELELPASVSVEVLLLEVSKNGIKSEKMIEYITDQGVVAEEDTSNPMDELLKLGAQKVNTVKQAILHFVNKNLFNLGLSVSSMDSQFSDGVILILLIGQLNGYFVHLNDFCFSPTTTSEMLQNVSLALELLKDQGLLQHPVAPEDIVSQDVKATLSVLYALFKKYKNKGRAEDS, encoded by the exons ATGACTGGCCAGCATGCCACGTACACTCCAGCTGCCACCTGGTCTACAGCACCAGAGCCCCTGTCACATTCACTGCTGGAGATCTGCACCAGAGACATGGCAGGCCTGCTGTGTGGGACCAAAAGGAAGAAGCAAG TGAGCGACCTGCACGAAGAGGGAAAGAATGCCATCAACTCTCCTCTCCAGCCCTCCAGCATAGACATCCACCCGGAGGACACCATGCTCG AAGAGAACGCAGAAAGAAGTATGATTGACCCCACCTCAAAAGAAGATCCCAAGTTTAAAGAACTGCTTCGG GTTTTGATTGACTGGATTAATAACGAGCTGGAGGAAGACAGAATCATCGTGAAGGACCTGGAGGAGGATCTGTATGATGGACAGGTGTTGCAGAAGCTGTTTG AGAAGCTCTCGGGGTGCAAGCTGAACGTAGCTGAAGTGACCCAGTCGGAAATCGGTCAGAAGCAGAAGCTGCAGACGGTTCTGGAGGCCGTGAACGAGCTGCTGCGTCCCAACGGCTGGTCCATTGAGTGGAGCGTGGATT CTATCCACTGTAAAAACCTGATCTCTATCGTGTACCTCCTGGTGGGTCTGGCCATGCATTTCCAGGCTCCCATCCGACTCCCAGAGCGCGTTTCTGTGCAGCTGGTCGTTGTGAAG AAAAGAGAAGGCCTGCTTCAGTCATCGCATGTCACCAAGGAGCTCACCACCACTACAGA gaTGATGATGGGGAGATTTG AAAGAGATGCTTTTGATACTCTGCTTGACCATGCTCCTGATAAACTCAGCGTTGTTAAAAAG TCTCTTATCACCTTTGTGAACAAGCACCTAAACAAACTGAACCTGGAGGTGACCGAGCTGGAGACACAG TTTGCAGATGGGGTATACCTGGTTTTGCTGATGGGATTGCTGGAGGATTACTTTGTCCCCCTGCACAACTTCTTTTTGACTCCGGAGAGTTTTGAGCAGAAG GTTCTTAATGTTTCCTTTGCCTTTGAGCTGATGCAGGACGGAGGGCTGAAGAAACCTAAAGTACGCCCTGAAG TTTCAGAAAGAATGGATCTGGACTATTCTGAAATCTTTGCCCAGGCTTCCATAGAAACCAAACCTTCAGAAGATATTAAAGGTTTTTTAG GTGAAAAAAGAAAGATAATTCAGCCCCAGTCCCTAAGGGATCCAAAACTTGAAGAACTAAAAACG tttcTGATTGACTGGATCAATGGATCCCTGCACCAGGAGCACATTGTGGTGAAGAGCCTGGAGGAGGATCTTTTCGATGGGCTCATACTGCATCACCTCCTCG CAAGATTAGGGGATGTTAAATTGGATGTAGAAGAAATAGCCCTGACTGCCACTGCTCAGAAACGCAAGCTCTGTGTTGTAATGGACGCCCTGAAGCAGAAGCTGAGGCTGCCAGAGGAAGCCATGCAGaagtggagtgtggagt TAATCCATAGCCGGGATTTGCTGGCTACCTTGCATCTCTTGGTTGCCATGGCAAAGCATTTCAAACCAGAGCTGGAGCTGCCGGCCAGTGTGTCTGTGGAAGTGCTTCTCCTGGAG GTTAGCAAAAATGGAATCAAGTCAGAAAAAATGATTGAATACATTACAGACCAAGG TGTTGTTGCCGAAGAGGACACGAGTA ATCCTATGGATGAGCTGCTAAAACTGGGAGCACAGAAAGTGAACACGGTGAAGCAG gctATTTTGCACTTTGTGAACAAGAACCTGTTCAACCTGGGGTTATCAGTGAGCAGCATGGACAGCCAG TTTTCTGATGGAGTGATTCTGATTTTACTGATCGGGCAGCTGAACGGCTATTTTGTTCATCTCAACGACTTCTGTTTCAGTCCAACCACCACCTCAGAAATG CTCCAGAATGTGTCTCTAGCGCTGGAGCTGTTAAAGGATCAGGGGCTGCTGCAGCATCCCGTCGCCCCCGAAG ATATCGTTTCCCAGGATGTGAAAGCAACTCTGAGTGTTCTGTACgccttgtttaaaaaatacaagaaCAAGGGCAGAGCTGAGGATTCATGA
- the LOC117419825 gene encoding beta-parvin isoform X3, producing MNQHLTATVLFFRKHRPVSDLHEEGKNAINSPLQPSSIDIHPEDTMLEENAERSMIDPTSKEDPKFKELLRVLIDWINNELEEDRIIVKDLEEDLYDGQVLQKLFEKLSGCKLNVAEVTQSEIGQKQKLQTVLEAVNELLRPNGWSIEWSVDSIHCKNLISIVYLLVGLAMHFQAPIRLPERVSVQLVVVKKREGLLQSSHVTKELTTTTEMMMGRFERDAFDTLLDHAPDKLSVVKKSLITFVNKHLNKLNLEVTELETQFADGVYLVLLMGLLEDYFVPLHNFFLTPESFEQKVLNVSFAFELMQDGGLKKPKVRPEVSERMDLDYSEIFAQASIETKPSEDIKGFLGEKRKIIQPQSLRDPKLEELKTFLIDWINGSLHQEHIVVKSLEEDLFDGLILHHLLARLGDVKLDVEEIALTATAQKRKLCVVMDALKQKLRLPEEAMQKWSVELIHSRDLLATLHLLVAMAKHFKPELELPASVSVEVLLLEVSKNGIKSEKMIEYITDQGVVAEEDTSNPMDELLKLGAQKVNTVKQAILHFVNKNLFNLGLSVSSMDSQFSDGVILILLIGQLNGYFVHLNDFCFSPTTTSEMLQNVSLALELLKDQGLLQHPVAPEVDIVSQDVKATLSVLYALFKKYKNKGRAEDS from the exons TGAGCGACCTGCACGAAGAGGGAAAGAATGCCATCAACTCTCCTCTCCAGCCCTCCAGCATAGACATCCACCCGGAGGACACCATGCTCG AAGAGAACGCAGAAAGAAGTATGATTGACCCCACCTCAAAAGAAGATCCCAAGTTTAAAGAACTGCTTCGG GTTTTGATTGACTGGATTAATAACGAGCTGGAGGAAGACAGAATCATCGTGAAGGACCTGGAGGAGGATCTGTATGATGGACAGGTGTTGCAGAAGCTGTTTG AGAAGCTCTCGGGGTGCAAGCTGAACGTAGCTGAAGTGACCCAGTCGGAAATCGGTCAGAAGCAGAAGCTGCAGACGGTTCTGGAGGCCGTGAACGAGCTGCTGCGTCCCAACGGCTGGTCCATTGAGTGGAGCGTGGATT CTATCCACTGTAAAAACCTGATCTCTATCGTGTACCTCCTGGTGGGTCTGGCCATGCATTTCCAGGCTCCCATCCGACTCCCAGAGCGCGTTTCTGTGCAGCTGGTCGTTGTGAAG AAAAGAGAAGGCCTGCTTCAGTCATCGCATGTCACCAAGGAGCTCACCACCACTACAGA gaTGATGATGGGGAGATTTG AAAGAGATGCTTTTGATACTCTGCTTGACCATGCTCCTGATAAACTCAGCGTTGTTAAAAAG TCTCTTATCACCTTTGTGAACAAGCACCTAAACAAACTGAACCTGGAGGTGACCGAGCTGGAGACACAG TTTGCAGATGGGGTATACCTGGTTTTGCTGATGGGATTGCTGGAGGATTACTTTGTCCCCCTGCACAACTTCTTTTTGACTCCGGAGAGTTTTGAGCAGAAG GTTCTTAATGTTTCCTTTGCCTTTGAGCTGATGCAGGACGGAGGGCTGAAGAAACCTAAAGTACGCCCTGAAG TTTCAGAAAGAATGGATCTGGACTATTCTGAAATCTTTGCCCAGGCTTCCATAGAAACCAAACCTTCAGAAGATATTAAAGGTTTTTTAG GTGAAAAAAGAAAGATAATTCAGCCCCAGTCCCTAAGGGATCCAAAACTTGAAGAACTAAAAACG tttcTGATTGACTGGATCAATGGATCCCTGCACCAGGAGCACATTGTGGTGAAGAGCCTGGAGGAGGATCTTTTCGATGGGCTCATACTGCATCACCTCCTCG CAAGATTAGGGGATGTTAAATTGGATGTAGAAGAAATAGCCCTGACTGCCACTGCTCAGAAACGCAAGCTCTGTGTTGTAATGGACGCCCTGAAGCAGAAGCTGAGGCTGCCAGAGGAAGCCATGCAGaagtggagtgtggagt TAATCCATAGCCGGGATTTGCTGGCTACCTTGCATCTCTTGGTTGCCATGGCAAAGCATTTCAAACCAGAGCTGGAGCTGCCGGCCAGTGTGTCTGTGGAAGTGCTTCTCCTGGAG GTTAGCAAAAATGGAATCAAGTCAGAAAAAATGATTGAATACATTACAGACCAAGG TGTTGTTGCCGAAGAGGACACGAGTA ATCCTATGGATGAGCTGCTAAAACTGGGAGCACAGAAAGTGAACACGGTGAAGCAG gctATTTTGCACTTTGTGAACAAGAACCTGTTCAACCTGGGGTTATCAGTGAGCAGCATGGACAGCCAG TTTTCTGATGGAGTGATTCTGATTTTACTGATCGGGCAGCTGAACGGCTATTTTGTTCATCTCAACGACTTCTGTTTCAGTCCAACCACCACCTCAGAAATG CTCCAGAATGTGTCTCTAGCGCTGGAGCTGTTAAAGGATCAGGGGCTGCTGCAGCATCCCGTCGCCCCCGAAG tAGATATCGTTTCCCAGGATGTGAAAGCAACTCTGAGTGTTCTGTACgccttgtttaaaaaatacaagaaCAAGGGCAGAGCTGAGGATTCATGA
- the LOC117419825 gene encoding beta-parvin isoform X2: protein MSSSTPIRSPTVQSNSKMKKEESFLGKLGGTLVRKKKYKEVSDLHEEGKNAINSPLQPSSIDIHPEDTMLEENAERSMIDPTSKEDPKFKELLRVLIDWINNELEEDRIIVKDLEEDLYDGQVLQKLFEKLSGCKLNVAEVTQSEIGQKQKLQTVLEAVNELLRPNGWSIEWSVDSIHCKNLISIVYLLVGLAMHFQAPIRLPERVSVQLVVVKKREGLLQSSHVTKELTTTTEMMMGRFERDAFDTLLDHAPDKLSVVKKSLITFVNKHLNKLNLEVTELETQFADGVYLVLLMGLLEDYFVPLHNFFLTPESFEQKVLNVSFAFELMQDGGLKKPKVRPEVSERMDLDYSEIFAQASIETKPSEDIKGFLGEKRKIIQPQSLRDPKLEELKTFLIDWINGSLHQEHIVVKSLEEDLFDGLILHHLLARLGDVKLDVEEIALTATAQKRKLCVVMDALKQKLRLPEEAMQKWSVELIHSRDLLATLHLLVAMAKHFKPELELPASVSVEVLLLEVSKNGIKSEKMIEYITDQGVVAEEDTSNPMDELLKLGAQKVNTVKQAILHFVNKNLFNLGLSVSSMDSQFSDGVILILLIGQLNGYFVHLNDFCFSPTTTSEMLQNVSLALELLKDQGLLQHPVAPEVDIVSQDVKATLSVLYALFKKYKNKGRAEDS from the exons TGAGCGACCTGCACGAAGAGGGAAAGAATGCCATCAACTCTCCTCTCCAGCCCTCCAGCATAGACATCCACCCGGAGGACACCATGCTCG AAGAGAACGCAGAAAGAAGTATGATTGACCCCACCTCAAAAGAAGATCCCAAGTTTAAAGAACTGCTTCGG GTTTTGATTGACTGGATTAATAACGAGCTGGAGGAAGACAGAATCATCGTGAAGGACCTGGAGGAGGATCTGTATGATGGACAGGTGTTGCAGAAGCTGTTTG AGAAGCTCTCGGGGTGCAAGCTGAACGTAGCTGAAGTGACCCAGTCGGAAATCGGTCAGAAGCAGAAGCTGCAGACGGTTCTGGAGGCCGTGAACGAGCTGCTGCGTCCCAACGGCTGGTCCATTGAGTGGAGCGTGGATT CTATCCACTGTAAAAACCTGATCTCTATCGTGTACCTCCTGGTGGGTCTGGCCATGCATTTCCAGGCTCCCATCCGACTCCCAGAGCGCGTTTCTGTGCAGCTGGTCGTTGTGAAG AAAAGAGAAGGCCTGCTTCAGTCATCGCATGTCACCAAGGAGCTCACCACCACTACAGA gaTGATGATGGGGAGATTTG AAAGAGATGCTTTTGATACTCTGCTTGACCATGCTCCTGATAAACTCAGCGTTGTTAAAAAG TCTCTTATCACCTTTGTGAACAAGCACCTAAACAAACTGAACCTGGAGGTGACCGAGCTGGAGACACAG TTTGCAGATGGGGTATACCTGGTTTTGCTGATGGGATTGCTGGAGGATTACTTTGTCCCCCTGCACAACTTCTTTTTGACTCCGGAGAGTTTTGAGCAGAAG GTTCTTAATGTTTCCTTTGCCTTTGAGCTGATGCAGGACGGAGGGCTGAAGAAACCTAAAGTACGCCCTGAAG TTTCAGAAAGAATGGATCTGGACTATTCTGAAATCTTTGCCCAGGCTTCCATAGAAACCAAACCTTCAGAAGATATTAAAGGTTTTTTAG GTGAAAAAAGAAAGATAATTCAGCCCCAGTCCCTAAGGGATCCAAAACTTGAAGAACTAAAAACG tttcTGATTGACTGGATCAATGGATCCCTGCACCAGGAGCACATTGTGGTGAAGAGCCTGGAGGAGGATCTTTTCGATGGGCTCATACTGCATCACCTCCTCG CAAGATTAGGGGATGTTAAATTGGATGTAGAAGAAATAGCCCTGACTGCCACTGCTCAGAAACGCAAGCTCTGTGTTGTAATGGACGCCCTGAAGCAGAAGCTGAGGCTGCCAGAGGAAGCCATGCAGaagtggagtgtggagt TAATCCATAGCCGGGATTTGCTGGCTACCTTGCATCTCTTGGTTGCCATGGCAAAGCATTTCAAACCAGAGCTGGAGCTGCCGGCCAGTGTGTCTGTGGAAGTGCTTCTCCTGGAG GTTAGCAAAAATGGAATCAAGTCAGAAAAAATGATTGAATACATTACAGACCAAGG TGTTGTTGCCGAAGAGGACACGAGTA ATCCTATGGATGAGCTGCTAAAACTGGGAGCACAGAAAGTGAACACGGTGAAGCAG gctATTTTGCACTTTGTGAACAAGAACCTGTTCAACCTGGGGTTATCAGTGAGCAGCATGGACAGCCAG TTTTCTGATGGAGTGATTCTGATTTTACTGATCGGGCAGCTGAACGGCTATTTTGTTCATCTCAACGACTTCTGTTTCAGTCCAACCACCACCTCAGAAATG CTCCAGAATGTGTCTCTAGCGCTGGAGCTGTTAAAGGATCAGGGGCTGCTGCAGCATCCCGTCGCCCCCGAAG tAGATATCGTTTCCCAGGATGTGAAAGCAACTCTGAGTGTTCTGTACgccttgtttaaaaaatacaagaaCAAGGGCAGAGCTGAGGATTCATGA
- the LOC117419825 gene encoding beta-parvin isoform X4 — MSDLHEEGKNAINSPLQPSSIDIHPEDTMLEENAERSMIDPTSKEDPKFKELLRVLIDWINNELEEDRIIVKDLEEDLYDGQVLQKLFEKLSGCKLNVAEVTQSEIGQKQKLQTVLEAVNELLRPNGWSIEWSVDSIHCKNLISIVYLLVGLAMHFQAPIRLPERVSVQLVVVKKREGLLQSSHVTKELTTTTEMMMGRFERDAFDTLLDHAPDKLSVVKKSLITFVNKHLNKLNLEVTELETQFADGVYLVLLMGLLEDYFVPLHNFFLTPESFEQKVLNVSFAFELMQDGGLKKPKVRPEVSERMDLDYSEIFAQASIETKPSEDIKGFLGEKRKIIQPQSLRDPKLEELKTFLIDWINGSLHQEHIVVKSLEEDLFDGLILHHLLARLGDVKLDVEEIALTATAQKRKLCVVMDALKQKLRLPEEAMQKWSVELIHSRDLLATLHLLVAMAKHFKPELELPASVSVEVLLLEVSKNGIKSEKMIEYITDQGVVAEEDTSNPMDELLKLGAQKVNTVKQAILHFVNKNLFNLGLSVSSMDSQFSDGVILILLIGQLNGYFVHLNDFCFSPTTTSEMLQNVSLALELLKDQGLLQHPVAPEVDIVSQDVKATLSVLYALFKKYKNKGRAEDS; from the exons A TGAGCGACCTGCACGAAGAGGGAAAGAATGCCATCAACTCTCCTCTCCAGCCCTCCAGCATAGACATCCACCCGGAGGACACCATGCTCG AAGAGAACGCAGAAAGAAGTATGATTGACCCCACCTCAAAAGAAGATCCCAAGTTTAAAGAACTGCTTCGG GTTTTGATTGACTGGATTAATAACGAGCTGGAGGAAGACAGAATCATCGTGAAGGACCTGGAGGAGGATCTGTATGATGGACAGGTGTTGCAGAAGCTGTTTG AGAAGCTCTCGGGGTGCAAGCTGAACGTAGCTGAAGTGACCCAGTCGGAAATCGGTCAGAAGCAGAAGCTGCAGACGGTTCTGGAGGCCGTGAACGAGCTGCTGCGTCCCAACGGCTGGTCCATTGAGTGGAGCGTGGATT CTATCCACTGTAAAAACCTGATCTCTATCGTGTACCTCCTGGTGGGTCTGGCCATGCATTTCCAGGCTCCCATCCGACTCCCAGAGCGCGTTTCTGTGCAGCTGGTCGTTGTGAAG AAAAGAGAAGGCCTGCTTCAGTCATCGCATGTCACCAAGGAGCTCACCACCACTACAGA gaTGATGATGGGGAGATTTG AAAGAGATGCTTTTGATACTCTGCTTGACCATGCTCCTGATAAACTCAGCGTTGTTAAAAAG TCTCTTATCACCTTTGTGAACAAGCACCTAAACAAACTGAACCTGGAGGTGACCGAGCTGGAGACACAG TTTGCAGATGGGGTATACCTGGTTTTGCTGATGGGATTGCTGGAGGATTACTTTGTCCCCCTGCACAACTTCTTTTTGACTCCGGAGAGTTTTGAGCAGAAG GTTCTTAATGTTTCCTTTGCCTTTGAGCTGATGCAGGACGGAGGGCTGAAGAAACCTAAAGTACGCCCTGAAG TTTCAGAAAGAATGGATCTGGACTATTCTGAAATCTTTGCCCAGGCTTCCATAGAAACCAAACCTTCAGAAGATATTAAAGGTTTTTTAG GTGAAAAAAGAAAGATAATTCAGCCCCAGTCCCTAAGGGATCCAAAACTTGAAGAACTAAAAACG tttcTGATTGACTGGATCAATGGATCCCTGCACCAGGAGCACATTGTGGTGAAGAGCCTGGAGGAGGATCTTTTCGATGGGCTCATACTGCATCACCTCCTCG CAAGATTAGGGGATGTTAAATTGGATGTAGAAGAAATAGCCCTGACTGCCACTGCTCAGAAACGCAAGCTCTGTGTTGTAATGGACGCCCTGAAGCAGAAGCTGAGGCTGCCAGAGGAAGCCATGCAGaagtggagtgtggagt TAATCCATAGCCGGGATTTGCTGGCTACCTTGCATCTCTTGGTTGCCATGGCAAAGCATTTCAAACCAGAGCTGGAGCTGCCGGCCAGTGTGTCTGTGGAAGTGCTTCTCCTGGAG GTTAGCAAAAATGGAATCAAGTCAGAAAAAATGATTGAATACATTACAGACCAAGG TGTTGTTGCCGAAGAGGACACGAGTA ATCCTATGGATGAGCTGCTAAAACTGGGAGCACAGAAAGTGAACACGGTGAAGCAG gctATTTTGCACTTTGTGAACAAGAACCTGTTCAACCTGGGGTTATCAGTGAGCAGCATGGACAGCCAG TTTTCTGATGGAGTGATTCTGATTTTACTGATCGGGCAGCTGAACGGCTATTTTGTTCATCTCAACGACTTCTGTTTCAGTCCAACCACCACCTCAGAAATG CTCCAGAATGTGTCTCTAGCGCTGGAGCTGTTAAAGGATCAGGGGCTGCTGCAGCATCCCGTCGCCCCCGAAG tAGATATCGTTTCCCAGGATGTGAAAGCAACTCTGAGTGTTCTGTACgccttgtttaaaaaatacaagaaCAAGGGCAGAGCTGAGGATTCATGA